TGCCTGCCGAGCTCAGGATCTCCAGGATTTTAATGTTCATGTCGAACGGGCTGGGATTCCTGGGCCTGCTGGTCTCGGGGTTTGGCCTGGACTGCTTGAGAATTGGAGAGAGACAGCAAGATCTCAAGAAGCGGCTGTTAATCCTGGGAGGAATTCTGTCCTGGACAGCGGGCATTGCAGGCCTCGTTCCCGTCTCTTGGGTCGCCCACGTGACAGTCCAGGAGTTCTGGGATGAGACCGTCCCAGAGATTGTGCCCAGGTGGGAGTTTGGGGAAGCCCTCTTTATCGGCTGGTTTGCTGGCTTTTCTCTCTTGCTAGGAGGGTGTCTGCTAAACTGGGCAGCCTGTGGGACCCGGGCCCCCCTAGCTTCCGGCCACTATGCAGTGTCAGAGATGCAAACTCAGTGTTCCTGCCTGGAAAATGGACGTGCTGATCCTAAACTGTAAGACTTTGACCAGACCAGAGAGATGTACCTCCTACCTCAGCTGTCACGGAGGGGTCTGCATGATAAATGGGTCTTTGTTATGTAACTAAATCTGTACTACTCACATTTTCTCATTAGATAACTACTTTTCTAGCCTAGATACCCCATCCCCCCAAAGTCTGGGGAAGTAAGAAAGATGCAAATCTATGtcttaaagaaaattatgaacaacaacaacaaaaaactctcACTGATCTGGCTATTTAAATCAAAATGTGGTAGCAGTTGTCCAAGATGATCAGTATTAAGCTTTAACATGTAAATTTGATAATAGAAacctttttgggttttgttgggAGCTGAAATTGATAATACTTAGTTCCTGTTTCCtgaagaaaaaaactaacaacctGAAATCCAATAAGCATTCTACACTAGCAAAACCACACGTTAATCCTATCCAAAGTGTTATTTCCACAACAGTAACTTGGTCTTTTTTTGAACAGAGGTGGTTTGTGTTTAGGAAATTACTGGGAACTCTGTATGGCAGGACTTTATGAGGCTGAAGCTTGTAGTGCATCGTGATACCCTCAGATTTAAAATACTGGCCAATCTCTTCTCTCAaaaacttcatattttaaaaagatacacacttGCAAAAATCTTTTGCTTAATATCCAGCTCATCTGCCCTAATAAAACCTTTCCTTTGTTCAGTTAAAAACAGCAAGCATAGGGATGAACCAACAGAGAGGGTGACTACCCTGCAAGGCCCTACTGCTTCTACTTTGCAGGCATGGAAAGCATAtttaagcaaagaaacaaaaatagcaaGTATTTATGCCCACGTGCCTGGAGCTGACTGGAAGGCATGTAGGTAAACAGACTTGATATTTAGTTCAGAATTGTTTCATGTGTTATGGGATGTATGTATCCTAacggattttattttttttaaagcctgatgTAAGTTCTCCAGGAGAGATTTCTGAGAAGACTGACTTACTTGGTTAAGAAACACTTTTCTTGAACGTATTCAAAAAAATGATAACACTTAGTATAACCACAACGTGTATGTTGAAATGTGAGACCTTTTAACCCATGAAAATATGACAGGTGCAATTAGTAAGATACAAAGCGGCAGAAACTGAATGAAAACTGTCAATGAAGCATCTTGCATGTAAGACTTCTTATTTCCTTGACTTGCTAGAAAGGTTGGCAACAACATGAAAGCCATTTATATGTTAGCAATGAGAGGAGGGTTATCACCACTTAATGTTATTTTGGGGACAAACTGCTTACTATCAAATGCAGCCCATAGGACGTGAACATGATCTGGGCCGCACCTTGGCATTACTGGTTTGCAGAATTATTTCCCTATCCTTTTCTGACCTATTCAACATAGAATCGAACAATAGCAACTCTGGCAAGAATCCTCCTAAATACACAATGAAAAAATACTTCTGAGCTCTGTAAGGGATGACACAAGTGTCACACTTCTTTTCGCAGCCACTGAAAGGCAGGGATTAGTCTGACTTAAGGTCGCAGGGCTTTATAATGGCTTTAGTATTTAGAGCTGTGGCACAGTTAGCTGGAATTGCATTATCTTTGCTGGGATGGGTTTTATCCTGTCTTACAAACTACCTGCCACAATGGAAGAACCTCAACCTGgacttaaatgaaatggaaaactggACCATGGGACTCTGGCAAACCTGCGTCATCCAAGAGGAAGTGGGGATGCAATGCAAGGACTTTGATTCTTTCCTGGCTTTGCCTGCCGAGCTCAGGATCTCCAGGATTTTAATGTTCATGTCGAACGGGCTGGGATTCCTGGGCCTGCTGTTCTCGGGGTTTGGCCTGGACTGCTTGAGAATTGGAGAGAGACAGCAAGATCTCAAGAAGCGGCTGTTAATCCTGGGAGGAATTCTGTCCTGGACAGCGGGCATTGCAGGCCTTGTTCCTGTCTCCTGGGTCGCCCACATGACAGTCTGGGAGTTCTGGGATGAGACCGTCCCAGAGATTGTGCCCAGGTGGGAGTTTGGGGAATCCCTCTTTATCGGCTGGTTTGCTGGCTTTTCTCTCCTGCTAGGAGGGTGTCTGCTAAACTGGGCAGCCTGTGGGACCTGGGCCCCCCTAGCTTCCGGCCACTATGCAGTGGCAGAGATGCAGCACCACCATCTACACCTGGAGATGAAAACCACTCACCTGAAACTCTAAACTGGAAGGGATCAGTGATGTTTACTCCTCAGATGATTTGGTAGGATTCCTTGTTCCACAGTCACACGTTTCACTATGcttttgattttctaaaatgcattttcCCTTATCGCTTCTGAAATTATAAATTCTTTCTAAGATGGGAAACCACTTTTATATTCTACTCAGACCAAAACCAATCGAGACTTAATAATCATACTCATTACTGTGGATGaggtttctcaattttaaaacagATTCAGTGATTGCACAGAACTGGTAAATAAAACGTTATATTAGTACTCACAAGTCTTTCCAAGGTGTTATTCATAGAGGTGAATCATTTTGGCAACTAGAAATGTTACTGCTaatcatttacttctttcaagTGTTTAAGATCACCTATTATACTGAAACTAAAGTCAGgatgcttatttatttaaaaggtaCGGCATCTAATTATACCAAAAACATTGCTGGCTCTCTGAAAGCTTGAGAGGTGCGGTACAGGGGACACATCATCACTTTTTGTTTAAAGGAataactttctttgttttttaatggaggtactggggattgaacccaggacctcgtgcatgctaagcatgccctctacgaCTGAGCTATACACCCACCCCACCACATCATCTCCTTTTTAATTGGAGACCTCAGGGCCTCTGTGAAGCCTCTTCCAAAAGTCAGACACCTTCATTCATGCCTTCTTTATTATGTCAGGAGCAGAGGTGGGCAGTCTCCTGCTCTGAAGATTCATGTAGAATCTACCGCACACATGTGCTTTTGCTCCTGGGTCCTGTGGCCTGCAGTAGGTAGCTCAGCCACAGGGGGCGCTGCAGGGCAGGACTGGGGGGTGTGGgcagagcctttttttttttttttttttaaatcagcaataCATATGGTCCAACCAAGAATTATTCACAACAAGCTGCTGGCTTGGGGGATTCTTCATTAAAGATTTTACATTTGTTTGGTACCTGGTTCAAATAAACTTCTGTGTTTTTGCCAATCAGGGAAACAACTGAACAATAAACGACACTGAAATAAAGTATTAGGCAATAGatatctttgttaaaaaaaaaaaaaacagaatttttttccccacccacaaacacatgaaaagtgCAGAAACCAGAGTTAATCTATGTGATGTATTTGCATACTTTTACAAACaagacaaattaaaacaaacatattCAGAATTTAACCTGATTAAATATTTAGTTCAGTCCTGAGCTTTTGATGTTTAATACAATATAAagtaataccaaaaaaaaagaagattttaaatttatttgatttgCATGCTACAGAGATTCAGCTAAACTTTGTTCATTTGGCTAGCAACTTTTTTTTGTACCTGTAACAGATTCTGATATACAAAATGATAATAACATACTGATAATTCAGACTTGAGAACTAaatattacattctttttaccCTGGGAAGAATAaattctacctttaaaaaatagtatttatagtATTAAAAGTCATGTTTGTCCATATGGTTTTGTGGTCaagttattaaaatgttttgtcaCTGTGAATCATTGGGTTAGTACAAATATGACAGGATTGTTAAAAGCTGCCTATAAATACATAATACTATTGCTGATTTTTAAAGTGTGGAAAAGGATTATATTAAATTCGTCTCTCATGTTAGAAATGAGCAAATGTtgtaaaatgaaaccaaaagcatCTTGGTCACAACAGTTAACTACCAGCCTGAGAcagattttattctttaacacTTGTCTGAAACTCTTTGTATTACAAAAAGTTTACAGCTAATCTGATGGAATTTATAAAGCTGTAAATATTCCAATATAGCCTCTTCTATGTCAAACATTTAAGATGGCCAGAACCGAACTATATATTAAACAGAACATAAATAAGACcgtaaataaataagtgaagaaaacaaaatcgTACGGTACAACTACACATAGttctataaacattttcatgGTCAAACTAAGAAGCTGAAAACAGCTGACCTTCACTTAACTCTACATTAAATAAACGTCTTTTTCACATTTGACCTTGACCTCTCCTGGTTCTCCTCAGCCATCTAGCAGGATAAGCTGGGTGGCCCAGGAGGACTGTGCTCAGTCAACTAATGAGGCTGGCTTTTGTTCAGAGTGGTGCCACGTTATTGctttaaagattttatataagacattttatataaatgctgGGACACTTAGGAAAAAGTAATTGAAGTTCTAAGCTCAAAActtgttaatttgaattttgatTCTGATAAAACGaactttctaaaatatgtataattactttcaagaaaataaaagttcttaCCAATGAGGACTCTAGCTTAGGAATAGaacttgtgtttctttttttttttttgaggggcacATTCCTTTAAGATGATTTTtgcatctcttaaaaaaaattgattttactTGCTATGTAAGATGGCTCATCAAAAACGGCTTCTCCCGGTGTTACAGACTGAGGGATAAGTATGATTTAACTTATataaaactgtttattttaaaagccttttatgCTGGCAGAGCTACACTGggggtttgtttcttttaagaagtgtCTGGGCTGGGGAAGCTGAAATTCCCCAGTGGAGGACTCGGTAGTCAGCTTCTACCCTTATACTTGTTCATCTAgaatacgattttttttttttcaaatgactcAGCTTATACTTCAAATTAATAATCTCCCCAGGCACTCTCTTCTCTTGGCCTCCCGATTATAGGTAGGATTCCCTAAAAACGAGAGCTGTAAAATAATTCCTGGAAAATGTTAGAAATGTGTTTCCTAGAGTATTTCTAAAATTCGTGGCAACCTTGATTCAATCAAGATGCCCTCCCCCTCATTCCTGGTGTCACCAAGTGCGTGCTGCCGTGTTTCCCTCCCCATCATCGGCGCTGTCGGGCCTCAGAACACCGGGCCACCTCCTCCTTCTTGGTACCATCGCACCCCGGGACAAAACAAGACTGGTGCAAGCCAGGCGCTCACACTCGAACACTTAGGCAAACTCCGGCTGAGTGAGAAGCAGCAGCTGCTCGCTGATGGGCGGCTGTCGGTGTATCCGAGGATGGCTGGCTGGCTTTCTGCTTTCGGCTCCCTGCCCGCAGAGTCACGGCCGCAGGACCCGCAGCGCAGCCACGAGCGCTGCTCCTCTGCGTTCCTACGTTCTCGCACTCAgcattttgcttttgctttctttaGACAAatacaaaaggacaaaaaggaaGCTGTTTGAAGGAAGCGAAGTGTTCAGACAGAGGTGGCGAAGTGAGCGCAGCAGCCGTTCGGGTGGACCCGCAGCTCCGCGCCGGGCTCACGCCTgggccgcccccccccccccccccccggccggACACGCCGCCGGGAGCCTGCGCACCAGGGCGCAAAGGGAAAGCGAGAGGCATTCTGCGAAACCACGTCCCCTCTCAGCAGTCGGCTCAAGAGGACAGACACGGGCACGGCCGCTACTCCATTTTTACAAAACAGCCCACTGGCGATACGACACACTGTGCACTCGTGTACCAGGTTAGCCCGTTTTggttatctgattttttttcttttttttaaaacatataagaATTACATTCATGGTACTTTACAAATTAACATTTCGAAAATCTGACGTGAAATAAAAGCTCTTTAAGAGTTGATGGTTatattacaaaaaacaaaacctccgAATGTTCAGTCTTTTGCCCTCCCTAAGAAATGCAGAGGTGAGAAAATGCAGTCGCCGGTGCCGGAATCACGTCATCACCCGTCATCACACGTCATCGGCCGGCAGGGCCGGGATGCTTATCTTTGCTCTGGTGAAGTAGGCAATCTTCTCCCTAGAGGCGGGGGCGAGAAATACACCGACTTCAACGCAAGGTGGAAAATAGTGTGTGCCCGTTAAAAGTTCTTCTCAAGGATGCCAGCGTGGTCTCTCCAAGCTGGGTGGGAGCTCTTTTCCTTAGCTAGGGCTCCGCTGAAAACCGAGACTGCCTTTGCCTTTTCTCGGAAAGACGCAAGGGAGGACAGCTGTGACCCACAGGAAACCGTCTGTTGACCAAGGCAGTGAGTTCCCGCCCAGGATTTCCAGTGTGAGAGAGGTCTTGAACCATCA
The Camelus dromedarius isolate mCamDro1 chromosome 22, mCamDro1.pat, whole genome shotgun sequence DNA segment above includes these coding regions:
- the LOC105084464 gene encoding putative claudin-24: MALVFRAVMQFVGILLSLLGWVLSVITTYLPHWKNLNLDLNEMENWTMGLWQTCVIQEEVGMQCKDFDSFLALPAELRISRILMFMSNGLGFLGLLVSGFGLDCLRIGERQQDLKKRLLILGGILSWTAGIAGLVPVSWVAHVTVQEFWDETVPEIVPRWEFGEALFIGWFAGFSLLLGGCLLNWAACGTRAPLASGHYAVSEMQTQCSCLENGRADPKL
- the CLDN22 gene encoding claudin-22; its protein translation is MALVFRAVAQLAGIALSLLGWVLSCLTNYLPQWKNLNLDLNEMENWTMGLWQTCVIQEEVGMQCKDFDSFLALPAELRISRILMFMSNGLGFLGLLFSGFGLDCLRIGERQQDLKKRLLILGGILSWTAGIAGLVPVSWVAHMTVWEFWDETVPEIVPRWEFGESLFIGWFAGFSLLLGGCLLNWAACGTWAPLASGHYAVAEMQHHHLHLEMKTTHLKL